One region of Streptomyces subrutilus genomic DNA includes:
- a CDS encoding serine hydrolase domain-containing protein, with protein sequence MRRTRTVLLCIAGLVAATLPAGVAGAAPAGCVSTPGPLQGQAADVLGIAERAKRELGLNSVILRVSQDGKEMVTAALGESVTGVPADPAMHFRSGSVAIAYMATVLLQLVEEGKAGLDDTLDRWLPDAPHAEEITLRQLGNSTSGLHDYVTDPKFLAELEAAPFRHWTSAEVIGIAAAHPLWYEPGTNFSYSHANFQLLGAALEKISGVSLERLLQERVMRPLGLSETANGATPEIPVPALHSFTSDRGIYEESSYWNPSWTTAPGAVLTTDICDLERSARAVGTGELLSAESFRTQLDPGTVGLGTTTDGCPATVCLKNTREAHFGFGILVDNGWIEQNPSFSGYAAIQAYLPAEKLAIAVSATKGPKTPEGNQAQTVAERISALLAPDRPLKSKHPHS encoded by the coding sequence GTGAGGCGTACTCGTACGGTGCTGCTCTGCATCGCCGGGCTGGTCGCGGCCACCCTCCCCGCCGGAGTGGCGGGCGCCGCGCCGGCGGGCTGTGTCAGCACACCCGGGCCCCTCCAGGGCCAGGCCGCCGACGTGCTCGGGATCGCCGAGCGGGCCAAGCGGGAGCTCGGGCTGAACTCCGTGATCCTCCGGGTGTCCCAGGACGGCAAGGAGATGGTCACCGCCGCGCTCGGCGAGTCCGTGACGGGCGTCCCGGCCGATCCGGCGATGCACTTCCGCTCGGGGTCGGTGGCGATCGCGTACATGGCCACCGTGCTGCTCCAGCTGGTCGAGGAGGGCAAGGCGGGTCTCGACGACACCCTCGACCGCTGGCTGCCGGACGCCCCGCACGCCGAGGAGATCACCCTGCGCCAGCTCGGCAACTCCACCTCGGGCCTGCACGACTACGTGACGGATCCGAAGTTCCTCGCCGAGCTGGAGGCCGCGCCGTTCCGGCACTGGACCTCCGCGGAGGTCATCGGCATCGCCGCCGCCCATCCGCTCTGGTACGAGCCCGGCACCAACTTCAGCTATTCGCACGCCAACTTCCAGCTGCTCGGCGCCGCGCTGGAGAAGATCAGCGGCGTGTCCCTGGAGCGGCTGCTCCAGGAACGCGTGATGCGGCCGCTCGGGCTGAGCGAGACCGCCAACGGCGCCACCCCCGAGATCCCGGTGCCCGCGCTGCACTCCTTCACCTCGGACCGCGGCATCTACGAGGAGTCCAGCTACTGGAACCCCTCGTGGACCACCGCTCCGGGCGCCGTCCTCACCACCGACATCTGCGATCTGGAGCGGTCCGCACGCGCCGTCGGCACGGGCGAGCTGCTGTCCGCGGAGTCGTTCCGGACCCAACTGGACCCGGGCACGGTGGGGCTCGGCACCACGACGGACGGGTGTCCGGCCACCGTGTGCCTGAAGAACACGCGGGAGGCGCACTTCGGCTTCGGGATCCTCGTCGACAACGGCTGGATCGAGCAGAATCCCTCGTTCTCCGGGTACGCGGCCATCCAGGCCTACCTCCCCGCCGAGAAGCTGGCCATCGCCGTCAGCGCGACCAAGGGCCCGAAGACCCCGGAGGGAAACCAGGCCCAGACCGTGGCCGAGCGGATCTCCGCCCTCCTGGCCCCGGACCGACCTTTGAAGTCGAAGCACCCGCACTCCTAG
- a CDS encoding DUF397 domain-containing protein, with product MKTTGLAWFKSSYSDGEGGDCVEVALAWHKSSHSSGEGGQCVEVAACPTTVHVRDSKVTAGPELAVAPASWSAFLCGITAAP from the coding sequence ATGAAGACCACCGGCCTAGCCTGGTTCAAGAGCAGTTACAGCGACGGCGAGGGTGGCGACTGCGTCGAGGTCGCGCTGGCCTGGCACAAGTCGAGCCACAGCAGCGGCGAAGGCGGCCAGTGCGTCGAAGTCGCCGCCTGCCCCACCACCGTCCACGTCCGGGACTCCAAGGTGACCGCCGGTCCCGAGCTGGCCGTGGCGCCCGCGAGCTGGAGCGCGTTCCTGTGCGGGATCACCGCCGCCCCGTGA